From Bradyrhizobium sp. NDS-1, the proteins below share one genomic window:
- a CDS encoding GcrA family cell cycle regulator, protein MPVLSPTWTDERIELLKRHFEAGLSCREIAADIGVSRNAVIGKLSRLNLTRGRTNDDRKVQERGLARASRAVPRLQYEMLATIYGDTDAPVATGPIDDANRCSLLELAENRCRWPISTPGAEDFCFCGNSAPDGQPYCAGHSRLAYRPNARLRVARA, encoded by the coding sequence ATGCCTGTTCTCTCCCCGACCTGGACCGACGAACGCATCGAGCTTCTGAAGCGGCACTTCGAGGCCGGCCTCTCCTGCCGCGAGATCGCAGCCGACATCGGCGTCAGCCGCAACGCCGTGATCGGCAAGCTGTCTCGCCTCAACCTGACCCGTGGCAGGACGAACGACGACCGCAAGGTTCAGGAGCGGGGCCTGGCGCGGGCATCGAGGGCCGTGCCACGGCTGCAATATGAAATGCTCGCCACGATCTACGGCGACACCGACGCCCCCGTGGCGACAGGTCCCATCGACGACGCCAACCGCTGCTCGCTGCTGGAGCTTGCCGAGAACCGCTGCCGCTGGCCGATTTCGACGCCGGGCGCCGAGGATTTCTGCTTCTGCGGCAACTCCGCGCCCGACGGCCAGCCCTATTGCGCCGGCCACAGCCGCCTCGCCTACCGGCCGAACGCGCGCTTGCGTGTCGCACGCGCCTAG
- a CDS encoding YdcF family protein — MLPINLLVELGILSLVLMATRFAALGRKLAVTTLVLLALAAFSPLGNLLIYPLESRFPVWDSSRGAPDGIIVLGGSVDTDLSAAHRTPVVAHAADRLFAPADLARRYPNARIVFTGGSANIISTDAKEADYSAPILENLGIPKQRMILERNSRNTWENAIFTKELVMPKPGERWLLVTSAFHMPRSMGIFRKAGFDVEAYPVDWRMGGRDDLFSFTNMGADGLGRTEVAVREWIGLVAYRLMGRTGELLPGPTKD, encoded by the coding sequence CTGCTGCCGATCAACCTGCTGGTCGAGCTCGGCATCCTGTCGCTGGTGCTGATGGCGACGCGCTTTGCCGCGCTCGGCCGCAAGCTCGCCGTGACCACGCTGGTGCTGCTGGCGCTGGCGGCGTTCTCGCCGCTCGGCAATCTCCTGATCTATCCGCTTGAATCGCGCTTCCCGGTTTGGGATTCCTCGCGCGGCGCGCCCGACGGCATCATCGTGCTCGGCGGCTCGGTCGACACCGATCTGTCGGCGGCGCATCGCACGCCTGTCGTCGCGCATGCAGCCGATCGTCTGTTTGCGCCGGCCGATCTCGCGCGCCGCTATCCGAATGCGCGCATCGTTTTCACCGGCGGGTCGGCGAATATCATCTCCACCGACGCGAAAGAGGCCGACTATTCGGCGCCCATCCTCGAGAATCTCGGCATTCCGAAACAGCGCATGATCCTCGAGCGCAATTCGCGCAACACCTGGGAGAATGCGATCTTCACGAAAGAGCTGGTGATGCCGAAACCGGGCGAGCGCTGGCTCCTGGTGACGTCGGCCTTCCACATGCCGCGCTCGATGGGGATCTTCCGCAAGGCCGGATTTGACGTCGAGGCCTATCCCGTGGACTGGCGGATGGGCGGACGTGACGACCTTTTTTCCTTCACCAACATGGGTGCGGACGGGCTGGGCCGAACCGAAGTTGCCGTGCGCGAATGGATCGGCCTCGTGGCTTACCGTCTGATGGGCAGGACCGGCGAGTTGCTTCCGGGGCCCACCAAGGACTAG
- a CDS encoding acetamidase/formamidase family protein produces the protein MTHHHLHSSPKTCHWGFFEAALKPVLTLASGDEVTVDTISGGPDMLPDGGKFHIPPEMHEVHANNERMLPGHILTGPIAVEGAEPGDVLAVEILDVQLRQDWGWNMIKPLSGTLPDDFHETRILNIPLDRTRMVGRMPWGLDLPLKPFFGVMGVSPPPSWGRISSLIPRAMGGNLDNKELGAGATLYLPVFVPGAMFSCGDGHGVQGDGEVCVTAIETALQGRFRLTLRKDLRFDYPRAETATHYMTMAMDPDLDQCVVRALRDMIALLGEKRNLSREDAYTLCSLAADLRVTQTVNGAKGIHCMIEKAIVHG, from the coding sequence ATGACCCATCACCACCTGCATTCCAGCCCGAAAACCTGCCATTGGGGCTTCTTCGAAGCCGCGCTCAAGCCCGTCCTCACCCTCGCGAGCGGCGATGAAGTGACGGTCGACACCATCAGCGGCGGACCCGACATGCTGCCCGACGGCGGCAAGTTTCATATTCCGCCTGAGATGCACGAGGTTCATGCCAACAACGAGCGCATGTTGCCCGGCCACATCCTCACCGGCCCGATCGCCGTCGAAGGCGCCGAGCCGGGCGACGTGCTCGCGGTCGAGATCCTCGACGTTCAGCTCAGGCAGGATTGGGGCTGGAACATGATCAAGCCGCTGTCCGGCACCCTGCCCGACGATTTCCATGAGACGCGCATCCTCAACATCCCGCTCGACCGTACCAGGATGGTCGGCCGGATGCCGTGGGGCCTCGACCTGCCGCTCAAACCGTTCTTCGGCGTGATGGGCGTTTCACCGCCACCGAGCTGGGGCCGCATCTCCTCGCTGATCCCGCGCGCCATGGGCGGCAATCTCGACAACAAGGAGCTGGGCGCCGGCGCAACGCTCTATTTGCCGGTGTTCGTGCCGGGCGCGATGTTTTCCTGCGGCGACGGCCATGGCGTGCAGGGCGACGGCGAAGTCTGCGTCACCGCGATCGAGACTGCGCTGCAGGGCCGCTTCCGCCTGACGCTGCGCAAGGATCTCAGGTTCGACTATCCCCGCGCCGAGACGGCGACCCACTACATGACGATGGCGATGGACCCCGACCTCGACCAATGCGTGGTGCGCGCCCTGCGTGACATGATCGCACTGCTCGGCGAGAAGCGAAACCTGTCGCGCGAGGACGCCTACACGCTGTGCAGCCTGGCGGCAGATTTGCGGGTGACGCAGACCGTCAACGGCGCCAAGGGCATCCATTGCATGATCGAAAAGGCGATCGTGCACGGCTGA
- a CDS encoding SDR family NAD(P)-dependent oxidoreductase, translating into MKDFAGKIAVITGGGTGMGRELARQLVAEGCNVAMCDVSEAAMAETKRLCEAEKLPQGLRVTTHVADVAIEDHLKRFRDELAEQQKTDRIHLLFNNAGIGGGGSLFTNTREQWERTFNICWGGVYLGVRTFLPMLVAADEAHIVNTASVNGFWASIGMGQAHTAYSSAKFAVKGFTEALINDLRLHAPHVKCSVVMPGHIGTSIVSNSRKVQSADGSERLNADEVALTRKRMVAAGVPAADKMSDEEIQAVFAERARSFLEDAPTSAAEAAKIILDGVKAERWRILVGEDAERLDARVRATPEQAYDRAFYESFTQEVGWRLG; encoded by the coding sequence ATGAAGGATTTTGCTGGAAAGATCGCGGTCATCACCGGCGGCGGCACGGGAATGGGGCGCGAGCTCGCACGGCAGCTCGTGGCCGAGGGCTGCAACGTCGCGATGTGCGACGTCTCGGAGGCCGCGATGGCCGAGACCAAGCGGCTCTGCGAGGCCGAGAAGCTGCCGCAGGGCCTGCGCGTCACGACGCACGTCGCCGACGTCGCGATCGAGGATCATCTGAAGCGTTTCCGCGACGAGCTCGCCGAGCAGCAGAAGACCGACAGGATCCATCTGCTGTTCAACAATGCCGGCATCGGCGGCGGCGGCAGCCTGTTCACCAACACGCGCGAGCAGTGGGAGCGCACCTTCAACATCTGCTGGGGCGGCGTCTATCTCGGCGTGCGAACCTTCCTGCCGATGCTGGTCGCCGCGGACGAGGCCCACATCGTCAACACCGCGAGCGTCAACGGCTTCTGGGCCTCGATCGGCATGGGCCAGGCCCACACCGCCTACAGCTCCGCCAAGTTCGCGGTGAAGGGATTTACCGAAGCGCTGATCAACGACCTCCGCCTGCACGCGCCGCACGTCAAATGTTCGGTGGTGATGCCCGGTCACATCGGCACCTCGATCGTCTCGAATTCGCGCAAGGTGCAGAGCGCCGACGGATCGGAGCGACTCAATGCCGACGAGGTCGCGCTGACCCGCAAGCGCATGGTCGCGGCCGGCGTGCCAGCTGCTGACAAAATGTCGGACGAGGAGATCCAGGCGGTGTTCGCCGAGCGCGCCCGCAGCTTCCTCGAGGATGCGCCGACGAGCGCGGCAGAGGCCGCGAAGATCATCCTCGACGGGGTCAAGGCGGAGCGCTGGCGCATTCTCGTCGGCGAGGACGCCGAGCGCCTCGACGCACGCGTGCGCGCGACGCCCGAGCAGGCCTATGACCGCGCCTTCTACGAAAGTTTTACGCAGGAAGTCGGCTGGCGGCTCGGTTGA
- a CDS encoding alpha/beta hydrolase — protein MIPACLSDDLLLCPEREDISAEFTRLLIAAQDGGATIAECLMIARQLKGGDDRSWHREWKRLAQANRQRAEAAFAEGHMASAQRNWLRAMNYYGAAAMPLEPDDERRWVAVLAMQECARRYLSARSPAGEVVTIPWLDGHALQGYFLPAQPGGGQAPTVICIGEPGHRKEEFLFKLVPHARERGFSMLALDLFGDQRDDYIDELLRRRDIEGAIPCVMDYLETRGDVDFARVGIIADGWGSSFVARAVLQEPRLAAAVCDGGLWDLHERAFFASRFARSDLSIVPVPHAPLMASSADCPVLITLGEDGWLKADRARQIVQSSRLGSSNVMLKVFTAAETGAAQAHADNPSLANEYIFDWLESRLGPAGADLSAVVGR, from the coding sequence ATGATACCCGCATGCCTCTCGGACGATTTGCTTCTTTGCCCCGAGCGAGAGGACATCTCCGCTGAATTCACGCGGCTGCTCATCGCCGCCCAGGATGGCGGAGCCACGATCGCCGAATGCCTGATGATCGCGCGGCAATTGAAGGGGGGCGATGACCGCTCCTGGCATCGCGAGTGGAAGAGGCTGGCGCAGGCCAATCGGCAGCGCGCCGAGGCCGCGTTCGCCGAAGGTCACATGGCGAGTGCCCAGCGCAACTGGCTGCGCGCCATGAATTACTACGGTGCCGCGGCGATGCCGCTCGAGCCGGACGACGAGCGCCGCTGGGTTGCCGTGCTCGCGATGCAGGAATGCGCGCGCCGCTATCTTTCGGCGCGTAGCCCGGCGGGCGAGGTCGTAACGATCCCCTGGCTCGACGGCCACGCATTGCAGGGCTACTTCCTCCCTGCACAGCCGGGAGGCGGCCAGGCGCCGACCGTGATCTGCATCGGCGAGCCCGGCCATCGCAAGGAAGAGTTCCTGTTCAAGCTCGTGCCGCATGCGCGCGAGCGAGGATTCTCGATGCTGGCCCTCGACCTGTTCGGCGACCAGCGTGACGATTACATCGATGAGCTGCTGCGGCGCCGGGATATCGAGGGCGCGATTCCTTGCGTCATGGATTATCTGGAGACGCGCGGTGACGTCGATTTCGCGCGCGTCGGGATCATCGCCGACGGCTGGGGCTCGTCCTTTGTCGCGCGCGCCGTGTTGCAGGAGCCGCGGCTTGCCGCCGCCGTCTGCGACGGGGGCCTGTGGGACCTGCACGAGCGGGCCTTCTTTGCCAGCCGATTCGCGAGGAGCGACCTCAGCATCGTGCCGGTGCCGCACGCGCCGCTGATGGCCTCCAGCGCCGACTGTCCGGTGCTGATCACGCTCGGCGAGGACGGCTGGCTCAAGGCCGACCGGGCGCGTCAGATCGTCCAGAGCTCCCGGCTCGGCAGCTCGAATGTCATGCTGAAGGTGTTCACTGCGGCCGAGACCGGCGCGGCGCAGGCCCATGCGGACAATCCGAGCCTTGCCAACGAGTACATCTTCGATTGGCTCGAATCGCGGCTCGGCCCCGCCGGGGCGGATCTGAGCGCCGTCGTAGGGCGCTAG
- a CDS encoding porin translates to MKMVKSLLLGTAAGLIAVGGAQAADLPVKAKAVEYVKICSLYGAGFYYMPGTDTCIKLGGYLRADAVVGASPYSFQQSGSSGNQGSNNRLTNYWYSRARFDFTVDTRTATEYGVVRTYADVVATYDSPSVTGSGGGTTAPTGAASLGLFHAFIQFAGFTFGRTVSIFDAPWQSYPAGGPDTIPGGSNHTNGVNQVAYTADFGQGITASFALQDESTATNGQSNLWNVSTGTAAQFVTGVYGTSAWGGTRTPDIIGQVRVDQAWGLAQISVAAHDIHAAYYGATETSGHPSDKWGWAVQGALSIKNIPTGAGDVINLQAVYTDGATRYNFQSLFPQSFFMFSGSGTGAYQSTGFAGVADGVFGIGTGIDTVKTWGVRGGFTHNWSPNWTSGVYGGYAQLKYGDAGKALICTNFAAIAVPGATCNPDFNFAVVGVNTVWTPVKGLAFTADVSWSRLDQKYSGAIASPGVATAAKPAAVYELKDQNSVSMLLRAQRNF, encoded by the coding sequence ATGAAGATGGTGAAGAGCCTTTTGCTCGGCACTGCGGCGGGACTGATCGCCGTCGGTGGAGCTCAGGCGGCTGATCTCCCCGTGAAGGCCAAGGCGGTCGAGTACGTGAAGATCTGCTCGCTGTACGGTGCCGGATTCTACTACATGCCGGGCACTGACACCTGCATCAAGCTGGGCGGCTATCTGCGTGCCGACGCGGTTGTCGGCGCGAGCCCCTACAGCTTCCAGCAAAGCGGCTCGAGCGGCAATCAGGGCTCGAACAACCGTCTGACCAATTACTGGTACAGCCGCGCCCGTTTCGACTTCACCGTCGATACCCGCACGGCGACCGAATACGGTGTGGTGCGCACCTACGCCGATGTGGTCGCCACCTATGACAGCCCATCCGTCACCGGCAGCGGCGGCGGCACGACGGCCCCGACCGGCGCGGCCTCGCTCGGCCTCTTCCACGCCTTCATCCAGTTCGCCGGCTTCACCTTCGGCCGCACGGTTTCGATCTTCGACGCTCCGTGGCAGAGCTATCCGGCAGGCGGCCCCGACACCATTCCCGGCGGCAGCAACCACACCAACGGCGTCAATCAGGTTGCCTACACGGCTGATTTCGGCCAGGGCATCACCGCTTCGTTCGCGTTGCAGGATGAATCGACGGCAACCAACGGCCAGTCGAACCTCTGGAACGTGTCGACCGGTACGGCCGCTCAGTTCGTGACGGGCGTCTACGGCACCAGCGCCTGGGGCGGCACGCGTACGCCCGACATCATCGGTCAGGTTCGCGTCGACCAGGCCTGGGGTCTGGCCCAGATCTCGGTCGCGGCGCATGACATCCATGCGGCCTACTACGGCGCGACGGAAACCAGTGGTCACCCGTCCGACAAGTGGGGCTGGGCCGTGCAGGGTGCCTTGTCGATCAAGAACATCCCGACCGGCGCGGGCGACGTCATCAACCTGCAGGCCGTCTACACCGACGGTGCAACCCGCTACAATTTCCAGAGCCTGTTTCCGCAGAGCTTCTTCATGTTCAGCGGTAGCGGCACCGGCGCGTATCAAAGCACCGGCTTCGCCGGTGTTGCCGACGGCGTCTTCGGGATCGGGACCGGCATCGATACGGTCAAGACCTGGGGCGTTCGCGGTGGCTTCACCCACAACTGGAGCCCGAACTGGACGAGCGGCGTCTATGGCGGCTATGCCCAGCTGAAGTACGGCGATGCGGGCAAGGCCCTGATCTGCACCAACTTCGCAGCGATTGCCGTGCCCGGTGCGACCTGTAATCCGGACTTCAACTTCGCGGTCGTCGGCGTCAATACCGTGTGGACTCCGGTCAAGGGCCTCGCATTCACTGCGGACGTGAGCTGGTCGCGTCTGGACCAGAAGTACTCCGGCGCCATCGCGAGCCCGGGCGTTGCCACCGCGGCAAAGCCGGCGGCAGTGTACGAGCTGAAGGATCAGAACTCGGTCAGCATGCTGCTCCGCGCTCAGCGTAACTTCTAA
- a CDS encoding EAL domain-containing protein: MAGACKGCGGGEGLPFEFKMAFQPIVAVNEQRVWGYEALVRGPNGESAQSVLSQLTEDQLYRFDQAARVMAIETAGKLFDDPQARLSINFMPNAVYEPQACIQQSLAAARRSNFSPANLMFEFTENERMADPAHVEHIVRTYKTLGFLTALDDFGAGYAGLSLLARLQPDLIKIDMELLRNIHLSRPKQVIVAGIASMARELDIKLLAEGVESEAELTVLRAAGIDLFQGYYFSKPGFMSLPNVHAISATEAALAS; the protein is encoded by the coding sequence ATGGCGGGGGCCTGCAAGGGATGCGGCGGCGGCGAGGGACTGCCGTTCGAATTCAAGATGGCGTTTCAACCGATCGTCGCCGTGAACGAACAGCGCGTCTGGGGCTATGAAGCATTGGTGCGCGGGCCCAATGGCGAAAGTGCACAGAGCGTCCTGAGCCAACTGACCGAAGACCAGCTTTACCGCTTCGACCAGGCCGCCAGAGTCATGGCGATTGAGACCGCCGGAAAGCTGTTTGACGATCCGCAAGCTCGGCTGTCCATCAACTTCATGCCCAACGCAGTCTACGAGCCGCAGGCGTGCATTCAACAATCCCTGGCGGCGGCGCGCCGTTCGAACTTCTCGCCCGCGAACCTCATGTTCGAGTTCACCGAAAACGAACGTATGGCCGATCCTGCGCATGTCGAGCACATTGTGCGAACCTACAAGACGCTCGGTTTTCTGACCGCGCTCGATGATTTTGGGGCCGGCTATGCCGGGCTCAGTTTGCTGGCGAGGCTCCAGCCGGACCTCATCAAGATCGACATGGAGCTTTTGCGCAACATCCACCTCAGCCGCCCGAAGCAGGTCATCGTCGCCGGCATCGCATCGATGGCACGTGAACTTGATATCAAGCTCCTCGCCGAGGGCGTGGAAAGCGAAGCCGAACTGACGGTGCTCCGGGCTGCGGGGATTGATCTCTTCCAGGGATATTATTTTTCCAAGCCGGGGTTCATGAGCTTGCCGAACGTGCACGCGATTTCCGCAACGGAAGCGGCCCTCGCAAGCTGA
- a CDS encoding saccharopine dehydrogenase family protein produces the protein MSSAKFDIVIYGATGFTGQLVAEYLTRQYKTDNSLNWAMAGRSLGKLKSVRDAIGAPGNTPLIVADASDAASLKAMAEQTMSVITTVGPYQFYGEELLAACVATGTDYFDLCGEPIWMRQMIDKYEAAAKESGARIVFSCGYDSVPFELGTFFVQKEAKRVFGAPAPRVKGRVRDMRGTLSGGTAASAKATFDAVAKDLSLVAILNDHFALTPGFTGPKQPKGNRAIFEEDLQSWAAPFMMALINTRNVHRSNMLMGFPYGQDFVYDEMVLTGPGEKGEANAKRVMAANAEKTGPNAPKPGEGPSKEEQENGRFDLLYVAIAPDGRMVRVGVTGDRDPGYGSTSKMISECAICMLRDTTDVPAGFWTPGAAMQHKLIKRLVDHAGLTFGVES, from the coding sequence ATGAGCTCTGCGAAATTCGACATCGTCATCTACGGTGCGACCGGTTTCACCGGCCAGCTCGTCGCCGAGTATCTGACCAGGCAATACAAGACCGACAATTCGCTGAATTGGGCGATGGCCGGCCGTAGCCTCGGCAAGCTGAAATCAGTACGCGATGCGATCGGCGCGCCCGGGAATACGCCGCTGATCGTGGCCGATGCGTCCGACGCCGCGTCGCTGAAGGCGATGGCCGAGCAGACGATGTCGGTGATCACGACGGTCGGTCCGTATCAGTTCTACGGCGAGGAGTTGCTGGCTGCCTGCGTCGCCACCGGCACGGATTATTTCGATCTCTGCGGTGAGCCGATCTGGATGCGGCAGATGATCGACAAGTACGAGGCGGCAGCGAAAGAGAGCGGCGCGCGCATCGTGTTTTCGTGCGGTTATGATTCCGTGCCGTTCGAGCTTGGGACCTTCTTCGTGCAGAAAGAAGCCAAGCGGGTGTTCGGCGCGCCGGCGCCGCGCGTGAAGGGCCGCGTGCGCGACATGCGCGGCACGCTGTCAGGCGGCACCGCGGCGAGCGCGAAAGCGACCTTCGATGCGGTCGCCAAGGACCTCAGCCTCGTCGCCATTCTCAACGATCATTTTGCGCTGACGCCCGGCTTCACCGGGCCGAAGCAGCCGAAGGGCAACAGGGCGATCTTCGAGGAGGATCTGCAATCCTGGGCCGCGCCGTTCATGATGGCGCTGATCAACACGCGCAACGTCCATCGTTCCAACATGCTGATGGGCTTTCCCTACGGCCAGGACTTCGTCTACGACGAGATGGTCCTCACCGGTCCCGGTGAGAAAGGCGAGGCCAACGCCAAGCGCGTGATGGCCGCCAACGCCGAGAAGACCGGCCCGAACGCGCCGAAGCCGGGCGAGGGGCCGTCGAAGGAAGAGCAGGAGAACGGCCGCTTCGACCTGCTCTATGTCGCGATCGCGCCAGACGGCCGCATGGTCCGCGTCGGCGTCACCGGCGACCGCGATCCCGGCTACGGCTCGACCTCGAAGATGATCTCCGAATGCGCGATCTGCATGCTGCGCGATACCACGGACGTTCCGGCAGGCTTCTGGACGCCGGGCGCAGCGATGCAGCACAAGCTGATCAAGCGGCTGGTCGATCACGCCGGGCTGACGTTTGGGGTGGAAAGCTAG
- a CDS encoding MarR family winged helix-turn-helix transcriptional regulator has translation MSATRKEGARLRSIGNLDIIRRFTWEISSINMYLEELRQFWAKTLGISGPQWLILMAISDLDKDDGIPVNVVSKLLHVDPSFVTTQSKLLEKKGLLRRRPSPTDARVVRLSLAEKAQKHITSLNEQYKTIREFVFQEFDENELTEFTTKLATLKNRLEKACVRISLDF, from the coding sequence GTGTCCGCGACGAGGAAAGAAGGAGCGCGCCTGCGCTCGATCGGCAACCTGGATATCATCAGGCGCTTCACCTGGGAGATATCGTCGATCAACATGTATCTGGAGGAGTTGCGTCAGTTCTGGGCGAAGACGCTCGGCATCAGCGGCCCGCAATGGCTGATCCTGATGGCGATCTCCGACCTCGACAAGGACGACGGCATCCCGGTCAACGTCGTCTCCAAGCTCCTCCACGTCGATCCGTCTTTCGTCACCACCCAGTCCAAGCTGCTCGAGAAGAAGGGCCTGTTGCGCCGTCGCCCCTCGCCGACCGACGCCCGCGTGGTGCGGCTGTCGCTGGCCGAGAAGGCGCAGAAGCACATCACGAGCCTCAACGAGCAGTACAAGACGATCCGCGAATTCGTCTTCCAGGAGTTCGACGAGAACGAGTTGACCGAATTCACCACCAAGCTCGCGACGCTGAAGAATCGCCTCGAGAAGGCCTGCGTCCGGATCTCCCTCGACTTCTAG
- a CDS encoding alpha/beta fold hydrolase translates to MSVARLVSALQFCPDICGPRSRDPAPSLQSRAFNLLLRRLPHKKQLASAEAVQSHVQKLALQPASFEPTGLGRGVEAILTRMGGWPVYYTAPSSGHEGCNYVMFLHGGGYINQIAPAHWRFIGEMTRKARASCVVPIYPLAPRATAGDVVPRTAELLRMLLEDAGTAKVTVVGNSAGAGLALAACQWLRDGGHRQPARLVLISPAADASVSRPEQVEIATRDPVQDIPGIIEAGRLYAGELDVGHPFVSPLNGTFRFLAPMTIFSGTRDLLYPDSVDLAERARAVGVPVELHLLRDQPHNYALMPTPEGRQARALIMRAIA, encoded by the coding sequence ATGAGCGTCGCAAGACTTGTGTCGGCCTTGCAGTTTTGTCCTGACATCTGCGGGCCGCGGAGCCGCGACCCTGCGCCAAGCCTGCAAAGTCGCGCTTTCAACCTGCTGCTGCGCCGGCTTCCACATAAGAAGCAACTCGCCTCCGCCGAAGCGGTGCAGTCGCATGTGCAGAAGCTTGCCTTGCAGCCCGCCTCGTTCGAGCCGACCGGGCTCGGTCGCGGTGTCGAGGCGATCCTGACCCGGATGGGCGGCTGGCCCGTCTATTACACCGCGCCGTCCTCGGGCCATGAGGGCTGTAACTATGTCATGTTCCTGCACGGCGGCGGCTACATCAACCAGATCGCGCCGGCGCATTGGCGATTCATCGGCGAGATGACGCGCAAGGCGCGTGCCTCCTGCGTCGTGCCGATCTATCCGCTGGCGCCGCGCGCGACCGCTGGGGATGTCGTGCCGAGGACGGCCGAGCTGCTGCGGATGCTGCTGGAAGACGCAGGCACCGCAAAGGTCACGGTGGTGGGTAATTCCGCGGGCGCAGGACTTGCGCTTGCCGCCTGCCAATGGCTGCGCGATGGCGGCCATCGGCAGCCGGCGCGGCTGGTGCTGATTTCGCCGGCGGCCGATGCGTCGGTCAGCCGTCCGGAGCAGGTCGAGATCGCAACGCGCGATCCGGTCCAGGACATTCCGGGGATCATCGAAGCCGGACGGCTCTATGCCGGCGAGCTCGATGTCGGCCATCCCTTCGTCAGCCCGCTCAACGGTACTTTCCGTTTCCTCGCACCGATGACGATCTTCTCGGGCACGCGCGATCTGCTGTACCCCGACAGCGTCGATCTTGCAGAGCGGGCGAGGGCGGTCGGCGTGCCGGTCGAGCTGCATCTGCTGCGCGACCAGCCGCACAATTATGCGCTGATGCCGACGCCGGAGGGGCGGCAGGCGCGTGCGCTCATCATGCGCGCGATAGCTTAG
- a CDS encoding DUF169 domain-containing protein, which translates to MQQQSADSIDLAGLVADLNSLLRLKTTVIGMKLFAQAAEMEAIPKIRRPNAIHTTDQIVSMAARLGWTVGITADDLVGAQCRAVIGLAPQDETWLAGENYVGVWHGTADDARKRQEALDVVPFGQYQALAVSPLASGRLDPPDICLVYATPGQMIILINGLQYTGYKKFEWGVVGETACADSWGRALKTGEPSLSLPCYAERRYGGVPDEEMLMALKPSHLAKAVLGMKALAKNGLRYPIPPYGIQSDVRAGMGVSYAKK; encoded by the coding sequence ATGCAACAGCAGAGTGCAGACAGCATCGATCTGGCCGGCCTCGTCGCCGATCTCAACAGCCTGCTGCGGCTGAAGACGACTGTGATCGGCATGAAGCTGTTCGCGCAAGCGGCCGAGATGGAAGCGATCCCGAAGATCCGGCGGCCGAATGCGATCCACACCACCGACCAGATCGTTTCGATGGCCGCACGGCTGGGCTGGACCGTCGGCATCACCGCCGACGATCTCGTCGGCGCGCAATGCCGAGCGGTGATCGGCCTTGCGCCGCAGGACGAGACATGGCTCGCCGGCGAAAATTACGTCGGGGTCTGGCATGGCACGGCGGACGACGCGCGCAAGCGCCAGGAGGCGCTGGACGTGGTTCCGTTCGGACAATATCAGGCGCTCGCCGTCAGCCCGCTTGCGAGCGGGCGGCTCGATCCGCCCGACATCTGTCTCGTCTATGCGACGCCCGGGCAGATGATTATCCTGATCAACGGGCTGCAATATACCGGCTACAAGAAGTTCGAATGGGGCGTGGTCGGCGAGACCGCCTGCGCGGATTCGTGGGGCCGGGCGCTGAAGACCGGGGAGCCCAGCCTGTCCTTGCCATGCTATGCCGAACGGCGCTATGGCGGCGTGCCGGACGAGGAGATGCTGATGGCCTTGAAGCCGTCGCATCTCGCCAAGGCGGTTCTGGGCATGAAGGCGCTGGCCAAGAACGGCCTGCGCTATCCGATCCCGCCCTACGGCATTCAAAGCGACGTCCGTGCCGGCATGGGCGTGAGTTACGCGAAAAAGTAA
- a CDS encoding TetR/AcrR family transcriptional regulator, whose amino-acid sequence MARKPPTNPRKNASQARSRATVDALVEATARILVREGFEKASTNRIAEIAGVSVGSLYQYFPSKEALVAAVIERHNDEIMKVVRAAFVEVADMPIDKAVRRLVTVAIEAHHIDPDLHRILAEQIPRIGQLRDVEATNREVHALVRGYLESHRKEMRKIDMDVATFICVSAIEAVAHNTVLNGAEMLSEKMVKVLVDETTRMVVGYLR is encoded by the coding sequence ATGGCGCGCAAGCCGCCGACAAATCCACGGAAAAATGCCTCGCAGGCGCGGTCGCGCGCCACCGTCGACGCTCTGGTCGAGGCGACCGCTCGCATTCTGGTCCGTGAAGGTTTCGAGAAGGCCAGCACCAACCGCATCGCCGAGATCGCCGGCGTCAGCGTCGGCTCGCTCTATCAGTATTTTCCCAGCAAGGAGGCGCTCGTCGCCGCCGTAATCGAGCGTCACAACGACGAGATCATGAAGGTCGTCCGCGCCGCCTTCGTCGAGGTGGCGGACATGCCGATCGACAAGGCGGTACGCCGGCTCGTCACGGTCGCGATCGAGGCCCACCACATCGACCCCGACCTGCACCGCATCCTCGCCGAGCAGATCCCGCGCATCGGCCAGCTCAGGGACGTCGAAGCGACAAACCGCGAAGTCCACGCCCTCGTGCGCGGCTATCTCGAAAGCCACCGCAAGGAGATGCGAAAGATCGACATGGATGTGGCGACCTTCATCTGCGTCAGCGCGATCGAAGCGGTCGCGCACAACACCGTGCTGAACGGGGCGGAGATGCTGTCGGAGAAGATGGTGAAGGTGCTGGTGGACGAGACGACGCGGATGGTGGTGGGGTATTTGAGGTAA